One window from the genome of Camelus bactrianus isolate YW-2024 breed Bactrian camel chromosome 4, ASM4877302v1, whole genome shotgun sequence encodes:
- the ZDHHC12 gene encoding palmitoyltransferase ZDHHC12 isoform X3 has translation MAPWALLSHGVLVRTGHTVLTWGITLVLFLHDTALRQWEEQGELLLPLTFLLLVLGSLLLYLAVSLMDPGYVNVQPQPQEEAKEEQTAMVPQAIPLRRCRFCMVLQPLRARHCRECRRCVRRYDHHCPWMENCVGERNHPLFVAYLALQLAVLLWGLYLACTRPLPPSLQVWPPLLPALGALAAVQRAPVRHLPAAVPLLPSGRPALGLTPLPGGQQHHHLGVHVLTPHCLPPPAPRQPLRPWPDPQCGPLLLWMALGVLGDPLGGGGGEGRQKPGCLGSLEPGPPPCA, from the exons ATGGCGCCCTGGGCGCTCCTCAGCCATGGGGTCCTGGTGCGGACCGGTCACACCGTGCTGACCTGGGGGATCACGCTGGTGCTCTTCCTGCATGATACCG CACTGCGGCAGTGGGAAGAGCAGGGGGAGCTGCTCCTGCCCCTCACCTTCCTGCTCCTGGTGCTGGGTTCCCTGCTGCTTTACCTGGCTGTGTCACTCATGGACCCAGGATACGTGAatgtccagccccagccccag GAGGAGGCCAAGGAGGAGCAGACAGCCATGGTTCCTCAGGCCATCCCCCTTCGGCGCTGCAGATTCTGTATGGTGCTG CAACCCCTGCGGGCCCGGCACTGCCGTGAGTGCCGACGCTGTGTCCGCCGCTATGACCACCACTGCCCCTGGATGGAGAACTGCGTGGGGGAGCGCAACCACCCGCTCTTCGTGGCCTACCTGGCGCTGCAGCTGGCGGTGCTTCTGTGGGGCCTGTACCTGGCATG cacaCGCCCAC tccctccttccctgcaggtCTGGCCTCCACTTCTTCCAGCCCTGGGGGCTCTGGCTGCGGTCCAGCGGGCTCCTGTTCGCCACCTTCCTGCTGCTGTCCCTCTTCTCCCTAGTGGCCGGCCTGCTCTTGGCCTCACACCTCTACCTGGTGGCCAGCAACACCACCACCTGGGAGTTCATGTCCTCACACCGCATTGCCTACCTCCGCCAGCGCCCCGGCAACCCCTTCGACCGTGGCCTGACCCGCAATGTGGCCCACTTCTTCTGTGGATGGCCCTCGGGGTCCTGGGAGACCCtctgggtggaggaggaggagaaggaaggcagAAGCCAGGCTGTTTAGGGTCGCTGGAGCCCGGGCCACCACCTTGTGCCTGA
- the ZDHHC12 gene encoding palmitoyltransferase ZDHHC12 isoform X2 — protein MAPWALLSHGVLVRTGHTVLTWGITLVLFLHDTGYVNVQPQPQEEAKEEQTAMVPQAIPLRRCRFCMVLQPLRARHCRECRRCVRRYDHHCPWMENCVGERNHPLFVAYLALQLAVLLWGLYLAWSGLHFFQPWGLWLRSSGLLFATFLLLSLFSLVAGLLLASHLYLVASNTTTWEFMSSHRIAYLRQRPGNPFDRGLTRNVAHFFCGWPSGSWETLWVEEEEKEGRSQAV, from the exons ATGGCGCCCTGGGCGCTCCTCAGCCATGGGGTCCTGGTGCGGACCGGTCACACCGTGCTGACCTGGGGGATCACGCTGGTGCTCTTCCTGCATGATACCG GATACGTGAatgtccagccccagccccag GAGGAGGCCAAGGAGGAGCAGACAGCCATGGTTCCTCAGGCCATCCCCCTTCGGCGCTGCAGATTCTGTATGGTGCTG CAACCCCTGCGGGCCCGGCACTGCCGTGAGTGCCGACGCTGTGTCCGCCGCTATGACCACCACTGCCCCTGGATGGAGAACTGCGTGGGGGAGCGCAACCACCCGCTCTTCGTGGCCTACCTGGCGCTGCAGCTGGCGGTGCTTCTGTGGGGCCTGTACCTGGCATG gtCTGGCCTCCACTTCTTCCAGCCCTGGGGGCTCTGGCTGCGGTCCAGCGGGCTCCTGTTCGCCACCTTCCTGCTGCTGTCCCTCTTCTCCCTAGTGGCCGGCCTGCTCTTGGCCTCACACCTCTACCTGGTGGCCAGCAACACCACCACCTGGGAGTTCATGTCCTCACACCGCATTGCCTACCTCCGCCAGCGCCCCGGCAACCCCTTCGACCGTGGCCTGACCCGCAATGTGGCCCACTTCTTCTGTGGATGGCCCTCGGGGTCCTGGGAGACCCtctgggtggaggaggaggagaaggaaggcagAAGCCAGGCTGTTTAG
- the ZDHHC12 gene encoding palmitoyltransferase ZDHHC12 isoform X1 has translation MAPWALLSHGVLVRTGHTVLTWGITLVLFLHDTALRQWEEQGELLLPLTFLLLVLGSLLLYLAVSLMDPGYVNVQPQPQEEAKEEQTAMVPQAIPLRRCRFCMVLQPLRARHCRECRRCVRRYDHHCPWMENCVGERNHPLFVAYLALQLAVLLWGLYLAWSGLHFFQPWGLWLRSSGLLFATFLLLSLFSLVAGLLLASHLYLVASNTTTWEFMSSHRIAYLRQRPGNPFDRGLTRNVAHFFCGWPSGSWETLWVEEEEKEGRSQAV, from the exons ATGGCGCCCTGGGCGCTCCTCAGCCATGGGGTCCTGGTGCGGACCGGTCACACCGTGCTGACCTGGGGGATCACGCTGGTGCTCTTCCTGCATGATACCG CACTGCGGCAGTGGGAAGAGCAGGGGGAGCTGCTCCTGCCCCTCACCTTCCTGCTCCTGGTGCTGGGTTCCCTGCTGCTTTACCTGGCTGTGTCACTCATGGACCCAGGATACGTGAatgtccagccccagccccag GAGGAGGCCAAGGAGGAGCAGACAGCCATGGTTCCTCAGGCCATCCCCCTTCGGCGCTGCAGATTCTGTATGGTGCTG CAACCCCTGCGGGCCCGGCACTGCCGTGAGTGCCGACGCTGTGTCCGCCGCTATGACCACCACTGCCCCTGGATGGAGAACTGCGTGGGGGAGCGCAACCACCCGCTCTTCGTGGCCTACCTGGCGCTGCAGCTGGCGGTGCTTCTGTGGGGCCTGTACCTGGCATG gtCTGGCCTCCACTTCTTCCAGCCCTGGGGGCTCTGGCTGCGGTCCAGCGGGCTCCTGTTCGCCACCTTCCTGCTGCTGTCCCTCTTCTCCCTAGTGGCCGGCCTGCTCTTGGCCTCACACCTCTACCTGGTGGCCAGCAACACCACCACCTGGGAGTTCATGTCCTCACACCGCATTGCCTACCTCCGCCAGCGCCCCGGCAACCCCTTCGACCGTGGCCTGACCCGCAATGTGGCCCACTTCTTCTGTGGATGGCCCTCGGGGTCCTGGGAGACCCtctgggtggaggaggaggagaaggaaggcagAAGCCAGGCTGTTTAG